A single window of Nicotiana sylvestris chromosome 3, ASM39365v2, whole genome shotgun sequence DNA harbors:
- the LOC104211757 gene encoding COP1-interacting protein 7-like isoform X1: protein MEDGIDADVLMDYVEFQIFPSQNRYESHICYGNKLETLTSGLLEQLVLHSPKIKSLHSKGSDTNFRFRPLGNLNDAKWFTKSTLIRFLRIISSSPTIDMAKAMVNEISQLEEARKFHVSLYSMGPQDHTGSDEAAECDYSSGAVSSLQQADDNSSSSDASKNELLRAIELRLTALKGELAAAIDQAAGTTCSFEDIINIEKFSYYFGAVELRNCLQKFIVLSHEIPGKDLFLSRTDVRNDKVGSVEGNSQTSGPSKTETPVTYSASPAKAAQMERQNSSGSEESSCTSEEEQPSAERSRTLIRSASPRRSASPMRRVQIGRSGSRRSTALTIKSLNYFPARERSISHHAAASGSDEEDSEQTSKKAEKDVCRISVQDAISLFENKQKGGTVDYQRTKSLLSASIGANKAVLRRWSSGVCESSKGSADVASDDPVSMAINKTEDQEPESTLEMKPDSYSPPNSLDADATAADIEQNLPEEKAYSPKAMREESLPNQGEEIGEKLNASVEWTRQKEAELNQLLTKMMETKPTKYRSSAATDNKHQSRPTERRGGFYDHYKEKRDEKLRGETARNRAEKDKQFKALQQVLDERKAAIVSGNASNVSKKPNIKRTQRTVKNYPESANTKGETLTPAVVKKASSKASQLPATRKSWPSMPSPRVTGTSTAKTPKTLPITNSAGTTPTRRRSQPKTAVPQTSQKVEKLQPQAKPVKAPQNNIRKNVPNGNDKKPQALTKASKPAKTKVQPTSGDSASSAKPRLSKLTKKSSVVPVESKEAKPFLRKGSGTGSGHSPVIKAKVSPQPEKSLRESTDFVQVEENEMASVASGPLNQLQDRCLEELKIHEAEVSAIQLISPKKYEDRESCNKVTPDNEDDFGRMEESTLTREVEEESNISPSAWVEIEEQEDQAVPCNDGFGESLADVATVRISSPRVRHSLSQMLLEESSEDVIDWGNAENPPTMVYQKDVPKGLKRLLNFARKSKTDSNSTGVSSPSFFSEGEDDPEDSKLLTKSSSDNLLKKATLHAKHSGQPKSSSEAYELSAQTSIGKIAAQKLQASRLSAPASTTKASRSFFSLSAFKGSK from the exons ATGGAGGATGGAATAGATGCTGATGTCTTGATGGACTATGTTGAATTTCAGATTTTCCCAAGCCAGAACAG GTACGAGTCGCATATCTGCTATGGCAACAAGTTAGAAACACTAACCTCCGGTCTTCTGGAGCAATTGGTGCTTCATTCTCCCAAAATCAAATCTTTGCACTCAAAGGGATCAGATACCAATTTCAGATTTAGACCCCTAGGGAATCTTAATGACGCTAAATGGTTTACAAAATCCACATTGATCAG GTTTCTTCGTATTATCAGCTCATCACCTACAATCGATATGGCCAAGGCCATGGTAAATGAAATATCTCAGCTTGAAGAAGCTCGGAAGTTTCATGTTTCTTTGTATTCAATG GGTCCTCAGGATCATACTGGGAGCGACGAAGCAG CAGAATGCGATTACTCAAGTGGTGCAGTGTCATCATTGCAGCAA GCAGATGATAACTCTTCTTCATCAGATGCTTCCAA GAATGAATTGCTGAGGGCGATCGAGTTGAGGCTGACTGCTTTAAAAGGAGAACTAGCTGCTGCTATCGACCAAGCTGCTGGCACCACATGCTCCTTTGAGGATATTATTAACATAGAAAAGTTCTCTTACTATTTTGGAGCTGTTGAATTGAG GAACTGTCTACAGAAGTTTATTGTGCTGAGCCACGAGATTCCGGGTAAAGATTTGTTTCTTTCAAGAACTGATGTCAGAAATGACAAAGTTGGTTCAGTAGAGGGCAATTCTCAAACATCCGGACCATCAAAGACGGAAACACCAGTGACATATAGTGCTTCCCCTGCAAAAGCTGCACAGATGGAGAGGCAAAACTCATCAGGGAGCGAGGAATCTTCCTGTACAAGTGAGGAGGAACAACCGTCAGCGGAAAGAAGTCGGACTCTTATAAGATCTGCATCTCCGAGAAGGTCTGCATCTCCAATGCGAAGAGTCCAAATTGGGCGCTCTGGATCACGAAGATCCACTGCTTTAACGATTAAGAGTCTAAATTACTTTCCTGCCAGAGAAAGGTCAATCTCTCATCATGCAGCTGCCAGCGGTAGTGATGAGGAAGACTCTGAGCAAACCTCGAAAAAGGCTGAGAAGGATGTGTGCAGAATTAGTGTGCAAGACGCAATCAGTCTCTTTGAAAACAAACAGAAAGGCGGAACTGTTGATTATCAGAGGACAAAGTCACTATTAAGCGCCTCAATTGGTGCTAATAAAGCGGTATTGAGAAGATGGAGTTCAGGGGTGTGTGAAAGTTCTAAAGGCTCTGCTGATGTGGCGTCTGATGATCCAGTTTCCATGGCTATCAATAAAACGGAAGATCAAGAACCTGAGAGTACTTTGGAAATGAAACCCGATTCATACTCTCCTCCTAATAGCCTTGACGCTGACGCTACTGCTGCTGATATCGAACAAAACTTACCTGAAGAAAAAGCATATAGTCCAAAGGCTATGAGAGAGGAATCTCTCCCTAACCAAGGTGAAGAAATAGGTGAAAAATTAAATGCGTCAGTTGAATGGACTCGACAAAAGGAAGCAGAGTTAAACCAATTGCTCACGAAAATGATGGAAACCAAGCCTACCAAATATCGGAGCTCAGCAGCTACTGATAACAAACACCAAAGCCGTCCCACTGAGCGTCGAGGTGGTTTCTATGATCATTACAAAGAAAAAAGGGATGAGAAACTTCGTGGTGAAACTGCTAGGAATAGAGCAGAGAAGGATAAACAATTTAAAGCACTGCAACAAGTTCTTGATGAAAGAAAAGCAGCAATTGTTTCAGGAAATGCCAGTAATGTTAGTAAAAAACCAAATATTAAGAGAACTCAGAGAACAGTCAAGAACTACCCTGAATCTGCAAATACCAAAGGTGAAACTCTCACACCCGCTGTTGTAAAGAAAGCTTCATCAAAAGCATCGCAACTGCCAGCAACGCGGAAGTCATGGCCATCTATGCCGTCACCAAGAGTTACAGGGACATCAACTGCTAAAACTCCTAAGACTCTTCCTATAACAAATTCTGCAGGTACTACACCTACCCGTAGAAGATCACAGCCAAAAACAGCAGTTCCTCAGACAAGCCAAAAGGTTGAGAAATTACAGCCCCAAGCAAAACCTGTGAAAGCACCCCAGAATAATATCAGAAAGAATGTTCCAAATGGGAATGACAAGAAACCGCAGGCTCTGACAAAAGCTAGCAAACCCGCGAAAACCAAAGTTCAGCCTACCTCTGGAGATTCTGCGTCCTCTGCTAAACCTAGACTCAGCAAGTTAACCAAGAAAAGCAGTGTGGTGCCTGTGGAATCAAAGGAGGCAAAGCCTTTTCTTCGTAAGGGCTCGGGTACTGGATCTGGTCATAGTCCAGTCATAAAGGCCAAAGTTTCACCCCAGCCTGAAAAATCTTTGAGGGAATCTACGGACTTCGTTCAAGTTGAGGAGAATGAGATGGCCTCTGTTGCTTCTGGTCCTCTTAATCAACTGCAGGACAGGTGTCTTGAGGAGTTAAAAATCCATGAAGCTGAAGTCTCCGCAATTCAGTTAATCAGCCCTAAAAAATATGAAGATAGAGAGAGCTGCAATAAGGTTACGCCAGATAACGAAGATGATTTTGGAAGGATGGAAGAGTCTACACTGACAAGAGAGGTTGAAGAGGAATCGAACATTTCCCCTAGCGCCTGGGTGGAAATAGAGGAGCAGGAGGATCAAGCTGTTCCATGTAATGATGGTTTTGGTGAATCTCTGGCTGATGTTGCAACTGTAAGAATCTCAAGTCCACGAGTTCGTCATTCTCTGTCTCAAATGTTGCTTGAAGAAAGCAGTGAAGATGTAATTGACTGGGGTAATGCTGAGAATCCTCCTACCATGGTATATCAGAAGGATGTGCCAAAGGGATTAAAGCGGCTTCTAAACTTTGCTCGTAAGAGTAAGACTGATTCGAATTCAACTGGTGTTTCAAGCCCATCTTTCTTCTCTGAAGGTGAGGATGATCCAGAGGATTCTAAACTTCTTACCAAAAGTAGTTCGGACAATCTACTGAAGAAAGCCACGCTTCATGCTAAGCATTCTGGACAACCAAAGTCGTCTTCTGAAGCCTATGAGCTATCCG CTCAAACAAGCATAGGCAAAATTGCTGCTCAGAAATTGCAGGCAAGCCGGCTCTCAGCTCCAGCAAGTACAACAAAAG CATCAAGATCGTTCTTTTCTCTTTCGGCATTCAAGGGAAGCAAATAA